The Penaeus chinensis breed Huanghai No. 1 chromosome 29, ASM1920278v2, whole genome shotgun sequence genome window below encodes:
- the LOC125040372 gene encoding glutamate receptor-like, whose protein sequence is MRAGNRRGKSEQSLLSGEGVQQMHETGPGTLNYTLVRPRDGAWGIPTEAGDWNGMIGMVKRNEADLALGPFGLTYSRSRVVDFSSPILIDYYRILTKRPRSEPDPKGFLTPFRWHVWIGLVLSVGVIGVVLFGVRKAAHTFFGGEEMNPSKNASLPQHLWAVYGALISQPYTWMSRSWSGRVVVGMWWLTALIIARSYSSALTSMLAVRTVPVKYNYLRQVIGDPDIHLIFEKATALVEHMSTVQEGVYKDLANTIQQDRAHFLASSKLYDAAYTDVRNRQYALLVEDTTCRKVFSDDFTKYGRCDFYIGKERYWPLIFCLIGRKGTPIMQAINSKIERLVSHDLYFKWLEDELPNATACLKASTKITVNEAYDLTGLWGVFVLFLGGLIVAALILMTEVCVAVVAD, encoded by the exons ATGAGAGCAGGCAACAGGCGCGGAAAAAGCGAGCAGTCCCTGCTGTCGGGCGAGGGGGTCCAACAGATGCACGAGACAGGGCCCGGAACCTTGAA ctACACCCTGGTGCGGCCCCGCGACGGAGCCTGGGGCATCCCCACTGAAGCGGGCGACTGGAACGGAATGATCGGGATGGTCAAGCGAAAC GAAGCTGACCTGGCCCTCGGCCCCTTCGGCCTGACCTACTCCAGGTCCCGCGTCGTGGACTTCTCTTCGCCCATCCTTATCGACTACTATCGCATCCTGACGAAAAGGCCGCGCTCCGAGCCCGACCCCAAGGGCTTCCTCACCCCTTTCAG GTGGCACGTGTGGATCGGCTTAGTCTTGTCGGTTGGCGTAATTGGGGTCGTGCTCTTTGGCGTCCGCAAAGCCGCCCACACCTTCTTCGGGGGCGAGGAGATGAATCCGTCCAAAAACGCAAGTCTGCCGCAGCATTTGTGGGCAGTCTATGGGGCGCTAATCAGCCAGC CTTACACGTGGATGAGTCGGTCGTGGAGCGGGCGCGTCGTCGTCGGCATGTGGTGGCTGACAGCGCTCATCATCGCCCGCTCCTACTCCTCGGCCCTCACCTCCATGCTGGCGGTGCGGACGGTGCCCGTCAAGTACAATTACCTCAGGCAAGTCATCGGCGACCCGGATATCCATCTCATTTTCGAGAAAGCGACGGCGTTGGTCGAACACATGTCT ACGGTCCAGGAAGGGGTGTACAAAGATCTGGCGAACACGATACAGCAAGACCGTGCGCACTTCCTCGCCTCGTCTAAACTCTACGACGCCGCCTATACGGACGTAAGGAACAGACAGTACGCCCTGCTGGTGGAGGACACCACCTGCAGGAAGGTCTTCTCGGATGACTTCACTAAATACG GTCGCTGCGACTTCTACATCGGCAAGGAGCGTTACTGGCCTCTCATCTTCTGCTTGATCGGACGAAAAGGAACGCCGATTATGCAGGCAATCAACAGCAA GATCGAGCGCCTCGTGTCCCACGACCTGTACTTCAAGTGGCTGGAGGACGAGCTGCCGAACGCCACAGCGTGCCTGAAGGCGAGCACCAAAATAACGGTCAACGAAGCGTACGACCTCACCGGCCTTTGG GGCGTGTTTGTGCTGTTTTTGGGCGGCTTGATAGTTGCTGCATTGATTCTAATGACCGAAGTATGTGTGGCTGTTGTGGCCGACTAG